In a genomic window of Vigna angularis cultivar LongXiaoDou No.4 chromosome 6, ASM1680809v1, whole genome shotgun sequence:
- the LOC108321905 gene encoding leucine-rich repeat receptor-like serine/threonine-protein kinase RGI4, with translation MPGSLRNLSLSPKIFSFTLLLSLNSLLFFPCCCYSLDEQGQTLIAWKNSLNITSDVLPSWNPSASSPCNWSGVYCNLQGEVVEINLKSVNLQGSLPSNFQPLRSLKFLILSSTNLTGRIPKEIGDYLELTFVDLSGNSLFGEIPEEICSLRKLMSLSLHTNFLEGSIPSNIGNLSSLVNLTIYDNHLSGEIPKSIGSLSKLQVFRAGGNKNLKGEIPWEIGNCTNLVVLGLAETSISGSLPSSIKMLKKVKTIAIYTTLLSGSIPEEIGNCSELQNLYLHQNSISGSIPSQIGELNQLKSLLLWQNNIVGTIPEELGSCTEIKVIDLSENLLTGSIPRSFGNLLNLQELQLSVNQLSGIIPPEISNCTSLNQLELDNNALSGEIPDLIGNLKGLTLFFAWKNKLTGNIPDSLSECQELEALDLSYNNLIGPVPRQLFGLRNLTKILLLSNELSGFIPPDIGNCTSLYRLRLNHNRLAGNIPPEIGNLKSLNFMDMSKNHLTGEIPPTLSGCQNLEFLDLHSNSLTGSVPDSLPKSLELIDLSDNRLSGPLSHTIGSLVELTKLNLGKNQISGRIPAEILSCTKLQLLDLGSNSLDGEIPNEVGLIPSLEISLNLSFNQFSGKIPSQFSGLTRLGVLDLSHNKLSGNLDALSDLENLVSLNVSFNGFSGELPNTRFFHKLPLSDLAENHGLYIAGGVVTPADKVHASSTMKFIMSILLSTSAVLVLLTIYVLVRTHIASKVLMENEAWEMTLYQKLDFSIDDIVFNLTSANVIGTGSSGVVYKVTIPNGETLAVKKMWSSEESGAFNSEIQTLGSIRHKNIIRLLGWGSNKNLKLLFYDYLPNGSLSSLLHGSGKGKAEWETRYDVILGVAHALAYLHHDCLPAIIHGDVKGMNVLLGPGYQPYLADFGLARTATEIGDNTNSKPLQRHYLAGSYGYMAPEHASLQPITEKSDVYSFGMVLLEVLSGRHPLDPTLPGGAHLVQWVRNHLASKGDPSDILDTKLRGRADPTMHEMLQTLAVSFLCVSTRSEERPTMKDVVAMLKEIRPLETSRTDSDVLKGGLTSHSSPPPPKNVVSQGSSTCSYNFSDNSIS, from the exons ATGCCTGGAAGCTTAAGGAATCTCTCACTTTCTCCCAAAATCTTCTCCTTCACcttgcttctttcattaaacTCCCTTCTCTTTTTTCCATGTTGTTGTTACTCCCTTGATGAGCAAGGTCAGACTCTTATAGCATGGAAAAACAGTTTGAACATCACTTCCGATGTGTTACCATCATGGAACCCTTCAGCCTCAAGCCCATGCAACTGGTCTGGGGTGTATTGCAACTTACAAGGAGAAGTTGTAGAGATAAACCTCAAGTCAGTCAACTTGCAAGGCTCATTGCCTTCAAATTTTCAACCTCTAAGGTCCTTGAAGTTTCTAATACTCTCATCAACCAACCTCACTGGAAGGATTCCAAAAGAGATTGGAGACTATCTAGAGCTCACCTTTGTTGATCTCAGTGGCAATTCTCTCTTTGGTGAAATTCCAGAAGAAATTTGCAGCCTGAGAAAACTTATGAGTTTGTCTCTCCATACAAACTTCCTTGAAGGCAGCATTCCATCCAATATTGGCAATTTATCAAGCCTTGTGAACTTGACAATCTATGATAATCATCTCAGTGGTGAAATTCCAAAGAGCATTGGCTCTTTAAGCAAGCTCCAAGTTTTCAGAGCCGGTGGCAATAAGAATCTCAAGGGTGAGATCCCATGGGAGATTGGAAACTGCACCAACTTGGTCGTGCTAGGCCTTGCAGAAACCAGCATTTCTGGAAGTCTTCCTTCTTCAATCAAAATGCTGAAAAAAGTCAAAACCATAGCCATATACACAACTCTATTGTCAGGTTCTATTCCAGAAGAGATTGGCAATTGCAGTGAGTTGCAGAACCTGTACTTACATCAGAACTCTATCTCTGGCTCGATACCAAGCCAAATTGGAGAACTCAACCAGCTTAAGAGTCTACTTTTGTGGCAAAACAATATAGTTGGTACCATCCCAGAAGAGCTTGGAAGCTGCACAGAGATCAAAGTCATAGACTTATCTGAAAACCTTCTTACTGGTAGCATACCAAGAAGTTTTGGCAACCTTTTAAATCTCCAAGAGCTTCAGCTAAGTGTCAATCAGCTCTCTGGTATAATCCCTCCAGAGATTTCAAATTGCACTTCTCTGAATCAACTGGAACTTGACAACAATGCTCTCTCTGGTGAGATTCCTGATCTTATTGGAAACTTGAAAGGCTTGACTCTTTTCTTTGCATGGAAGAACAAGCTAACAGGGAACATTCCAGATAGTCTTTCTGAGTGCCAAGAACTTGAGGCACTTGATCTTTCTTACAACAACTTGATTGGTCCTGTTCCCAGACAACTATTTGGGTTGAGGAACCTCACCAAAATTCTGCTTCTTTCCAATGAGTTATCAGGCTTTATACCACCTGATATAGGAAATTGCACAAGCCTCTACAGGCTGAGGTTGAATCACAACAGACTAGCAGGTAACATTCCTCCAGAGATTGGCAACTTgaagagtttgaattttatgGACATGAGCAAGAATCATCTCACTGGAGAGATTCCTCCAACACTATCTGGATGCCAGAATCTTGAGTTTCTAGACCTTCATTCCAACAGTCTCACTGGTTCTGTTCCAGATTCTCTTCCCAAAAGCCTTGAGTTGATTGACTTGTCAGATAACAGGCTAAGTGGTCCGTTGAGTCACACTATTGGTTCATTGGTTGAATTAACCAAACTCAACCTTGGAAAGAATCAGATAAGTGGAAGAATCCCAGCAGAGATCTTGTCCTGTACTAAGCTACAACTTCTGGACTTGGGAAGCAATAGCTTAGATGGAGAAATTCCCAATGAAGTTGGTTTAATTCCTTCATTGGAAATCTCACTCAACCTTAGCTTCAATCAGTTTTCTGGTAAAATTCCATCCCAGTTCTCTGGTCTTACCAGACTAGGAGTGCTTGATCTGTCTCACAACAAGCTCTCAGGGAATTTAGATGCCCTCTCTGACCTTGAGAATCTCGTCTCCTTAAACGTTTCCTTCAATGGCTTCTCTGGTGAGTTGCCTAACACTCGATTCTTCCACAAACTCCCTCTTAGTGATCTTGCTGAAAATCATGGTCTCTACATTGCCGGAGGTGTTGTAACTCCTGCTGACAAAGTCCATGCTTCATCGACCATGAAGTTCATCATGTCCATTCTCTTAAGCACCAGTGCAGTTCTAGTGCTGCTTACAATATATGTCTTGGTCCGTACTCACATTGCCAGCAAGGTTCTCATGGAAAATGAAGCTTGGGAGATGACTTTGTATCAGAAGCTTGATTTCTCCATTGATGACATTGTCTTCAATTTGACATCAGCCAATGTGATTGGCACTGGAAGCTCTGGAGTGGTGTACAAGGTGACAATTCCAAATGGTGAAACACTGGCAGTTAAAAAGATGTGGTCATCAGAAGAGTCAGGAGCATTCAATTCTGAAATTCAAACATTGGGGTCAATTAGGCACAAGAACATCATCAGGCTTCTGGGTTGGGGATCAAACAAGAACCTGAAGCTTCTGTTTTATGACTACCTCCCTAATGGAAGCCTGAGTTCATTGCTTCATGGTTCAGGAAAGGGAAAAGCTGAATGGGAGACAAGATATGATGTTATATTAGGTGTGGCACATGCACTGGCATATTTGCACCATGACTGTTTGCCTGCCATTATCCATGGAGATGTCAAAGGCATGAATGTGTTATTAGGCCCTGGATATCAACCTTACCTTGCTGACTTTGGCCTGGCAAGAACTGCAACTGAAATTGGTGACAATACTAACTCCAAGCCACTTCAAAGACATTACCTTGCTGGTTCATATGGATACATGGCTCCtg AGCATGCATCTCTTCAGCCTATCACTGAAAAGAGTGATGTGTACAGTTTTGGCATGGTTCTACTTGAGGTTCTCAGTGGAAGGCACCCATTAGACCCAACTCTGCCAGGGGGTGCACACTTGGTTCAGTGGGTTAGGAACCACTTGGCTAGCAAAGGAGACCCTTCTGACATTCTTGACACAAAGTTGAGAGGGAGGGCTGATCCAACCATGCATGAAATGCTACAAACTCTAGCAGTGTCATTTCTATGTGTAAGCACTAGATCTGAAGAACGTCCAACAATGAAGGATGTTGTTGCAATGCTGAAGGAAATTAGACCCCTTGAGACCTCAAGAACGGACTCTGATGTATTGAAGGGAGGTTTAACTTCACACAGTTCTCCACCACCTCCTAAGAATGTGGTTTCACAAGGATCTTCTACATGCTCTTATAATTTCTCAGATAACTCAATCAGTTGA